In a genomic window of Hyphomonas sp.:
- a CDS encoding ECF-type sigma factor, whose translation MADTDGLETKRLLDAWRDGDLAARDRLFTLLYSELNQVSAALLRAERNSSLATGDLVNEAVMRLIHLDQIEWADKTHFLALSARAMRRILIDNARKKLSDKRRHQKVTLVTRLPGVTADRIDFDVLEKALIRLAAIDKEKADIVELRYFGGMSHQEIAEVTGTSESTVKRGWRAARAWLLDAMTTDIRG comes from the coding sequence GTGGCGGATACAGATGGACTGGAAACCAAGCGATTGCTTGATGCTTGGAGGGACGGTGACCTTGCGGCTCGCGACCGTTTATTCACATTGCTCTATAGCGAATTGAATCAGGTGTCGGCGGCGCTGTTGCGCGCCGAGCGGAACAGTTCCCTCGCCACTGGCGACCTAGTGAACGAGGCCGTCATGCGCCTGATCCACCTGGACCAGATAGAATGGGCTGACAAGACCCATTTTCTGGCCCTATCGGCCCGTGCCATGCGGCGGATTCTCATAGACAATGCCCGCAAGAAACTGTCAGACAAGCGCCGCCACCAGAAAGTAACGCTCGTTACGCGATTGCCGGGTGTTACGGCGGACCGGATCGATTTCGATGTTCTTGAAAAGGCTCTGATCCGGCTTGCAGCGATCGACAAGGAGAAAGCTGATATTGTCGAACTACGCTATTTCGGCGGCATGAGTCATCAGGAGATTGCCGAGGTGACCGGCACCTCGGAATCCACCGTTAAGCGCGGCTGGCGCGCTGCCCGTGCCTGGCTGCTCGATGCGATGACGACAGACATTCGGGGGTAG
- a CDS encoding CsgG/HfaB family protein has protein sequence MWGQSGLKRWLATPVLTLLLAACGTPPKASMDMAEPTVNPRTQTEYALIWLPEPSEQIPVAVYGVADETGAFKPSDSVQTLSRAVTQGATPILIKALQDAGDGSWFKVIEREKLDNLLKERQIILEMRQRYLGESAKDSVALPALLFAGILIEGAITGYDTNTQTGGAGARYLGIGANTQYREDAVSVYLRAVSVKTGEVLISVTTEQRVASVAWQANAFKYVAYRELLEAEAGITLNQPRHVAVRQALEKAVYGLIVEGVKSGLWNFEDPELGKTAVDFYDQKYRTEFPKDALKGVPKELLEMGENWEVNDAS, from the coding sequence ATGTGGGGACAATCTGGCCTCAAGCGTTGGCTGGCAACGCCTGTACTGACACTGCTGCTCGCCGCGTGCGGCACTCCGCCAAAGGCGTCGATGGACATGGCGGAACCGACCGTGAATCCGCGGACGCAGACCGAATATGCGCTGATCTGGCTGCCAGAGCCGTCAGAGCAGATCCCGGTCGCCGTGTACGGCGTTGCCGACGAGACCGGCGCGTTCAAGCCGAGCGATTCCGTCCAGACCCTGTCACGGGCTGTGACCCAGGGGGCGACACCCATTCTGATAAAGGCCCTGCAGGATGCAGGCGATGGCAGCTGGTTCAAGGTGATCGAGCGGGAAAAACTGGACAATTTGCTCAAGGAACGCCAGATCATCCTGGAAATGCGTCAGCGCTATCTGGGGGAATCGGCAAAGGATTCCGTAGCCCTTCCTGCGCTGCTTTTCGCAGGCATCCTGATAGAGGGGGCCATCACGGGCTACGATACGAATACGCAAACGGGTGGGGCCGGCGCACGTTATCTGGGTATTGGCGCGAACACGCAGTACCGGGAGGATGCCGTCTCGGTGTATCTCCGGGCTGTCAGCGTCAAGACAGGCGAAGTCCTGATTTCGGTGACGACCGAACAACGCGTGGCTTCCGTCGCCTGGCAGGCCAACGCCTTCAAATATGTCGCCTATCGGGAACTTCTCGAAGCCGAGGCCGGCATCACCCTCAACCAGCCGCGTCACGTCGCCGTCCGACAGGCGCTCGAAAAAGCCGTTTACGGACTTATTGTAGAAGGTGTAAAGTCGGGACTCTGGAATTTCGAGGACCCCGAACTCGGCAAGACGGCGGTCGACTTCTACGATCAGAAATACCGCACAGAGTTCCCGAAAGACGCCCTGAAAGGCGTGCCGAAGGAATTACTGGAAATGGGCGAAAACTGGGAGGTCAATGACGCAAGTTGA
- a CDS encoding curli assembly protein CsgF: MTSHPIRMIRTGACAGIVALALAGSATAQELVYTPVNPSFGGNPFNSAHLLGIANAQDDTEAPSASSSGDPQADLFIRQLQSRLLSGLASEVANAIFGEDPQDYGRVVFGDQTVEFVRGLDSITLTIFDATTGTTTEVVVPIFTTGG; encoded by the coding sequence ATGACTAGTCACCCAATCAGGATGATCCGTACCGGAGCGTGCGCCGGCATTGTCGCACTCGCCCTAGCCGGCAGCGCCACCGCTCAGGAACTCGTCTACACACCGGTCAATCCGTCGTTCGGCGGCAACCCGTTCAATTCCGCCCATCTTCTCGGCATTGCAAACGCCCAGGATGATACCGAAGCACCGTCTGCCAGCAGCAGCGGTGATCCGCAGGCTGACCTGTTCATCCGGCAATTGCAAAGCCGCCTTCTGTCCGGTCTCGCTTCCGAAGTTGCCAATGCCATTTTCGGTGAAGACCCGCAAGATTATGGACGGGTCGTCTTCGGGGACCAGACGGTCGAATTCGTGAGGGGTCTCGATTCGATCACTTTGACTATTTTTGACGCAACCACAGGGACGACGACGGAAGTCGTGGTGCCGATTTTCACCACCGGCGGCTAA
- a CDS encoding LuxR C-terminal-related transcriptional regulator has translation MSIHTLDTFKELLLEGLCDSDVLPKALQLVNAHCGADTAQLISVSDATFILDSAVEGTLDRHLFENEQDYLAVNPRTRILASREIGRIVRDHEVADEDTVATNAAYQELLIPAGVGQFAGTVLASNDSTVVALAIARPRADGPFSDDAISRFADLVRVAIPVTDLAGRIVSRQESSLLDMFGSQASVAILHKSGTIIRQSDQFEKLLAAGVIRTDGLGRLDLLSDESNRNLALTLRGKSNAIGGRFSFARLRPECTYICSVSPVPPVGHFGARSGHAVLFIDKLTSVKSLDRNLLRQTYSLTAAECDVCERLYAGQTVAEIATARAVATSTVKTLLKSIMLKMAVNRQAEIVIKSSRFAFDSGMSVPVQTSASDKLYG, from the coding sequence ATGAGCATTCATACCCTCGATACTTTCAAGGAATTGCTCCTCGAAGGCTTGTGCGACAGTGATGTCCTGCCCAAGGCACTCCAGCTGGTAAACGCGCATTGTGGTGCGGACACGGCACAACTCATCTCGGTCAGTGACGCCACTTTCATCCTCGATTCCGCGGTCGAAGGCACGCTGGACCGCCACCTCTTCGAAAATGAGCAGGACTATCTTGCCGTCAATCCGCGCACCCGGATTCTCGCCTCACGCGAAATCGGCCGAATCGTTCGCGACCATGAAGTGGCCGATGAAGATACGGTCGCCACCAATGCCGCCTATCAGGAACTCCTGATCCCGGCCGGGGTCGGCCAGTTCGCCGGCACGGTGCTGGCCAGCAATGACTCGACCGTTGTGGCCTTGGCCATCGCCCGCCCGCGCGCCGATGGTCCGTTTTCGGACGATGCCATTTCCCGCTTTGCAGACCTGGTCCGCGTCGCCATCCCGGTCACGGATCTGGCAGGCCGCATTGTGAGCCGGCAGGAATCTTCCCTCTTGGACATGTTCGGCAGCCAGGCCAGCGTCGCCATCCTGCACAAATCCGGCACCATCATCCGCCAGTCCGATCAGTTCGAGAAACTGCTCGCGGCCGGCGTGATCCGCACAGACGGGCTCGGCCGCCTGGACCTCCTGTCCGACGAGAGCAATCGCAATCTGGCCCTCACCCTGCGCGGCAAGAGCAACGCCATTGGCGGACGCTTCTCCTTTGCGCGCCTGCGTCCGGAATGCACCTATATCTGTTCGGTGTCGCCCGTCCCGCCCGTCGGTCATTTCGGCGCCCGCTCCGGCCATGCGGTCCTGTTCATCGACAAGCTCACCTCCGTGAAATCCCTGGACCGGAACCTGTTGCGCCAGACCTACTCCCTGACCGCAGCAGAATGCGATGTCTGCGAGCGGCTCTATGCCGGACAGACCGTGGCGGAAATCGCCACCGCCCGGGCTGTCGCCACCAGCACGGTCAAGACACTTCTCAAGTCGATCATGCTGAAAATGGCGGTCAATCGTCAGGCCGAGATTGTGATAAAATCGTCACGTTTTGCGTTCGATTCCGGTATGTCCGTGCCCGTGCAAACGTCTGCAAGCGATAAACTTTACGGATAA
- a CDS encoding cold-shock protein: protein MTRIAAKPESETSPMEDVVRVIGHVKWFDSAKGYGFIVAESMSDPGLTGDVMLHVTCLRGYGESHADEGARIVCDAVKSDRGWQTANIIEMERPRATVAKEQGVEREYERVTLKWFNRTRGYGFVQRQNDETDIFVHAVVLRKAGLEDVEPGTVLEACIETGAKGEHVSHIKHD from the coding sequence ATGACGAGAATAGCCGCGAAACCGGAATCAGAGACCTCGCCGATGGAAGATGTCGTGCGAGTCATCGGACATGTAAAGTGGTTCGACAGCGCGAAGGGCTACGGCTTCATCGTGGCGGAGTCGATGTCGGACCCCGGCCTGACCGGGGATGTGATGCTGCATGTGACCTGCCTGCGCGGCTATGGGGAATCCCATGCCGATGAAGGCGCGCGCATCGTGTGCGACGCCGTGAAAAGTGACCGGGGCTGGCAGACCGCCAACATCATCGAAATGGAGCGTCCGCGGGCCACCGTGGCCAAGGAGCAGGGCGTCGAGCGCGAATACGAGCGGGTCACGCTGAAATGGTTCAATCGCACGCGCGGCTATGGCTTCGTCCAGCGCCAGAATGACGAGACGGACATCTTCGTCCATGCCGTCGTGCTGCGGAAAGCCGGGCTGGAGGATGTCGAGCCGGGCACCGTTCTGGAGGCCTGCATCGAGACCGGTGCCAAGGGCGAACATGTCAGTCACATCAAACACGACTAG
- a CDS encoding DUF192 domain-containing protein translates to MLRSIVLALASLIVFLPAAFAQLETGPLTVTSGDTEHRFTVELANDPEEVQTGLMNREELGPDAGMLFDFGQPREANMWMKNTLIPLDMLFIDTDGEVLAIARDAVPGSLRRINPGFPVKAVLELAGGRAEELGIEPGDTVHHEIFGNLGE, encoded by the coding sequence ATGCTTCGTTCCATTGTTCTCGCGCTTGCGTCCCTCATCGTGTTCCTGCCTGCGGCGTTCGCCCAGTTGGAGACCGGCCCGCTCACCGTGACGTCCGGTGACACCGAACACCGTTTCACTGTCGAACTGGCGAACGATCCCGAAGAGGTCCAGACCGGGCTGATGAACCGGGAAGAGCTTGGTCCCGACGCCGGCATGCTGTTCGATTTCGGACAGCCGCGCGAAGCCAATATGTGGATGAAGAACACGCTGATCCCGCTGGACATGCTGTTCATCGACACCGATGGCGAAGTGCTGGCGATTGCCCGGGACGCCGTGCCGGGATCGCTGCGCCGGATCAATCCGGGGTTCCCGGTCAAGGCTGTGCTGGAACTGGCCGGTGGCCGGGCCGAGGAGCTGGGCATCGAGCCGGGCGACACCGTCCATCACGAGATTTTCGGGAACCTGGGTGAGTGA
- a CDS encoding PaaI family thioesterase — protein sequence MSDAAGPLTQPPPGFAPTPSRGKFTLHNGPTYRATASGDLRTGMWVLDRHCNGMGFLHGGMICAFSDSALAWAVWSETGKMSLTLKLTTEFMDIVREGSWLEAHPHVTLVDGDLVHVTANLVKDDGGIAARADAIFRTLRRKA from the coding sequence GTGAGTGACGCGGCCGGTCCGCTGACACAACCGCCGCCGGGATTTGCACCAACGCCGTCCCGCGGAAAATTCACGCTGCACAATGGTCCGACCTATCGCGCCACGGCGTCCGGCGATTTGCGCACGGGCATGTGGGTGCTGGACCGTCACTGCAACGGCATGGGCTTCCTGCATGGCGGCATGATCTGCGCCTTTTCCGACAGTGCCCTGGCCTGGGCGGTCTGGTCCGAGACCGGAAAGATGTCTCTGACTCTCAAGCTGACCACCGAGTTCATGGACATTGTCCGGGAGGGCAGCTGGCTGGAAGCGCACCCGCATGTTACGCTGGTTGATGGAGACCTTGTCCATGTAACCGCGAACCTGGTGAAGGATGATGGGGGCATTGCTGCACGCGCCGACGCCATATTCAGGACCCTGCGACGGAAGGCCTGA